In Amycolatopsis sp. FBCC-B4732, the genomic stretch GCTGAAGCGGGTGGTCCGGGGCTTCGTAACCCGACGTCGGCCAGCCCGCGCGGAGGCACGTCGTCAGCATCGCCGTGTGCTTGCCGGAGCAGTTCATCATCACTCGGCGGGGTTCGGCCGCGTCGCGCATGCTCGGGACGTGCAGCGGGAAGTCCGGGGGGCACGCCAGGTCGTCTTCGTGCAGGCCGGCCGCTTCCAGCAGCTCGAGGACCCGCTTGACGTGGCCCGGCTCGCCGGAGTGCGAGGCGCACGCCAGTGCCAGGTCTTCGCCGTCGAAGTCCAGGCCCGCGCGCAGCATGCCGACCGCCTGCAGCGGCTTGTTCGAGGAGCGCGGGAACACCGGCGAGGTCACGTCGCCCAGTGCCAGGCGGGCTTCGCCCTCGGGGCCGGTCACCACGAGCGCGCCGCGGTGGACGCTCTCGACGAATCCGGATCGGACGACTTCGGCGAGGACGGGGTTGGTCACGGGGCCTCGCCGCGTCCGCGCTCGCTCTCCAGCAGCTCGTCCACAGTGGCCGATCCCTGTTGGTAGCGCTTCGCGATTTCCGCGTTCAGCGTGTCCATCACGCCCTGGACCTCGCGCCGGAAGGACGACACCGACAGCTCTTCGCTCGCGTAGGTGTCCAAAGCGGAGGCGAGCTTGTCGTCCGAGAGGGACCCGACGTCGGTCAGGTCCGTGTCGCCGATCAGGGCTTCCGCGTGCCGGCGGTGCTCGCCCGCGCGGGACGGCTCCAGCTGCTGGTGGCGGCCCGAACCCGCGGCCGGGCCCAGCGCGTTGTCGGCCAGGATCGTCGCCAGCTGGTCGACGATGCTGGCCTCGCCGCCGGAACTGCGCCGCGTCTGCTCCGCGCGCACGATGTCGATCCGCGCGTGCAGGAGCCGGCGCAGGTAGGACAGGTCCGTCTCTTCCTGCGCGGCTTCGTCACGCCGCTCGCGCAGCACCTTCAACGGCAGTTCGCCCAAGCCGCTGAGGTACCCCGGGCCGAGCACGCGGTCGATCCGCCGCCTGCCGCCGGGCCGCACTTCGATCACAGCGCAGTTTATCCCGGTTGAGCGTGATCTCGCTGTCAGGGGCTTTCGTTCAGCCACGGA encodes the following:
- a CDS encoding aerial mycelium formation protein, producing MIEVRPGGRRRIDRVLGPGYLSGLGELPLKVLRERRDEAAQEETDLSYLRRLLHARIDIVRAEQTRRSSGGEASIVDQLATILADNALGPAAGSGRHQQLEPSRAGEHRRHAEALIGDTDLTDVGSLSDDKLASALDTYASEELSVSSFRREVQGVMDTLNAEIAKRYQQGSATVDELLESERGRGEAP